TATTTGAATAGCCTGAGTATTATTATGAGATAAGTATGCATTCAACATTTTAAAGGCATCATGCTCTAAAGTTTTTGCCACTAAATCCTCAACTAGCTTTGTTGTAATTTCTAATTCCTCACCTAAATAAAGAGCAATTTTTTCAATCTCTTTTTGTAGTTGTAGCATATTAGTGCCAACCATTTCCACAAGTTTATCGATGGCGTCGTCAGTGATTGCTTTTCCGAATCGAGATACTTCACTTTGTATCCACACATTCAAGTCATTTTCTTGCAGTGTTTCAGAAACGAGAAGAACACTACTCTGCTTCATTTGTTTTGTAATTTTTTTACGCTCGTCCAATTTTTCATAGGGTGCAATAAAAACCGTTACAGCGAAATCAGATGGATTTTTCAGCCAATTCTCTAGTCGATTTAAATCATGGTCAATTTTTTCTTTTCCCTTTTCAGATGCCTTTAAAAACGATGCATTTTTCGCAATGATTAATTTTTTTTCTGAGAAAAATGGAAAGGTATCTGCTTCATCGATTACCACATCGACAGGAGATTCCTCAAGATCAAACATCGTTGTTTCCACTTCTTCAGCATCGCCTAAAGCCCTTTTTAACCTGTTAATCGTTTCATCAATAAAATAGGTTTCTTCCCCAACGAGACAGTATACAGGAGCAATATTCCCTTTTTTCATTTCATTCCAAACTTTTATAAACATTAAAAAGCCCCCTAAAAGTTTTCGCTTTTAATAGTATACACGTTTTTTCTTTCTGTTGTAGAAATGTATGTATAATCTGTGACAATTAAAGGAAAGTTAATTAGTATATTTTACTTGAATGGATATAGATTTTTAGTAGTCATTGACTTATAATGAAGTTTGAGTAGGAGGGATAGGTATGTCACATAATACTGAAAACTTTGTTACACACAATCCATTTGAAGGTGAAAATGGCGCTTCAATGCGTAACCAAGCTATTGACGCTGGTGTAGGATTTACTGTTTCATTCGTATTCTTTGCACTTATGTTTATAATTGCAGTCATAATTGGTGCAGTAGCTTAATCTTAAAGAAAGCTTTGTCTAAAACGGACAAAGCTTTCTTTCTTAATTGAAATAATTATTACTAGAGGTTACTTCCAAACGATCTTCGCCTACTGTTATTTCAATGGTCCCCTCCACTGCTGTATTTAAAGTTTTTAAACCTAATGATTGAAACCTTTCCATCACTTCAATATGGGGATGTCCATAGCGATTATCTTTGCCTGCGCTTATAATCGATAAGCTGGGCTTCAGTCGACTTAAAAAAGATTGACTACTAGATGTTTTACTTCCATGATGGCCCACTTTTAGTAATTGAATGTTTTGAATTTGAGGATATTTTTGCAAAACTCCTGTTTCTCCTTCTAATTCTAAATCACCTACAAAAAGAGCTCGAAAAGAGCCATTTTTTACATATAAAACCAGGGAGTCATCATTTCCCTCATATTCAATATCGCTTGGCCATAAATAATGAAAGGTTATACCGCCAACCTGCCATTTAGTACCAGCCATTTGCTCTTTAATCGGAATCCTTCTTTTTTTAGCCTCTGTTAGCATTTCTCCCAAAGCCTCTGCTTTATATGAATTTGGAGATACATGAATTTCACCAACTGTGAACTCTTTTAAAAGTTCCTCCGCTCCTTCAACATGATCACTATCCGCATGTGTTAATATCAATTTATTAATATGACTAATCCCCTTCCCTTTTAAATAAGGTACAACAATTTGTCTTCCAATTTCATAAGGTGTATCTGATTTCTTCCATTCCTCTTGTTCAAATCGTAGTACACCTCCCGTATCGATTAAATATACTTCCTCTTTATAAGGTAACTCGATAAGTATACAATCACCTTGTCCGACATTGACAAATGAGATTTTCATTTCCCTCGAAAAGGAACCAACTGTTTGAATTAAAAGTACAGGAATTAGTAGGATGATGATTAATTTCCATAAACGTTCTTTTTTATCCATTAAATAAAAACTAATAAATACACTCAGATACATAATAACTATAAAAAATAATGATGGTCTTCCTGTTATCCACATTTGATAAGGTAGGGATTGAAGCCACATGATTAAATTACTTAAGCTTTCTCGTAATGGACTATAAATTGTAAAAAGAAACTCTGAAAAGTTCCCTGGCAAAAATGAAATTACAAGAAGAATGATATTTATTGGTAAGATAATGAAGGAAAACAATGGCACAAAAACAATGTTTACAAAAAACGAGGATAAACTAATTTCATAAAAATGAAAGATGAGTAGCGGATAGACAAAAAGCTGACAAACAAAGGTGATTAAAAAGGATTGCATTAACCATGACTTTACACGACTTAATAAATGGCTAGAGTAGATTAAACTAAAAGAAGCTAAATAGGACAGTTGAAAACCAATTTGATAAATTGACCAAGGCTCTAGAAGAACAAATGCAATAAAACTAATCGCTAAAGCATCATCAATCGGTAGTCTCCATTTGAATCGTGTTATTAATATTAATTCTACTACTGAAACAGCACGCCAAACTGATGGTGCACCGCCAGCTAAAATGGCATAGACCGGTAATAGTACAATTAAAAAAACTATGGCAAGCTCTCTTTTAACACCAAGTCGAAGTAACCCTTCAAAGAGTATAAAACTCACGATTGCAATATGAAGCCCTGATATTGCAAATAAATGAGTTATTCCCAATTTTTGATAGGCACGCTGGGTATCCACATCAACATTTTCTTGGAGGCCTATGATTAAGCTTTGTGCTTCTGCAAAAAGGGATTTGGGGAAAGTATTTTCAATATGTTGCTTTAAATAAAATCTGTATAAGCTAATCTTTTGTAGTAAAGTAGATTTAATTTCTTTGAGATACATTTCATCAATTTCTAAAACACCAATTGCTCCTATACTCTTTAAATAGCTTTTCATATTAAAAGCATATTGATGTGCAGGTAATTCGGGTTCTTGTAATTCACCTTCTACTTCAAACTGCATGCCTACTAATGGATTTTCTTCATACCAATCTTTTTCATCTTCATTCTTAAATTGATAGGAAACGTAAATATTTCTTCCTTTAGGATCATTCATAATCCCTCTAAGGCTTGAACCATTAATTTTATACTTATCAGTCCATGTTAAGGTACTTGGCCCTTCTAAAGGTTGCATAAGGTCGTTTAATTGAAATGCAAAAATGAAATACGTACTTAAGCCGATAAATAATATTGATAAACAACAAGTAACAGAAAAACGCTTATATAAACAAAGGATACTTATTAAAAATAGTAAAAATAAAAGCTCTATCGATTCATGGGCTGCAAGAGCTGCAACTAAAACCGATAGGGCGTAATAAATCCATTTATGCTTTAATAAGTTTACCAAATAATTCGTTCACCTTCTCCTCAAATGGGAGCAATTCATCAGTTGAAGCACCTGACATGCGAAGTTTATTTAGCATCTCTAGGACTAAATCAAGTTTTTCATCCTTTAAGAAATCAATTTTCGCCTCATCAAAAGGAACATGTACAACATTCACATTTGCTTTTTCAAAAAGCTCTAAAGCATAAGTGCTGTTTTTGTAATCTTTCGCATAGAAAACATTTTTAATACCCGCTTGAATAATCGATTTCGTACAAGGTAGGCAAGGAAAATGCGTTACATATAGGTCTGCCCCATTAGTAGGAGTACCGTATTTTGCACATTGTAATAATGCATTTACTTCCGCATGTACAGTTCGTACACAATGATTGTCCACTACGTAACAGCCCTGTTCGATACAATGCTCATCTCCTGAAATTGATCCATTGTATCCGCCTGCAATAATTCTTTTTTCGCGGACAATTGTTGCACCAACTGTAAGTCTTGTACAAGTACTTCTTAAAGCTAGTAAATGACTCTGTGCCATGAAAAATTGATCCCAAGTAATACGCTCCATATGACTACCTCCAAATTTTTCTCTAAAACTAGTTTAGACTTAAATTGTAGTCGTTGCAATGCTAGAATATATTTCTACTAATTTGTAGAGATGTAATCTTTTAAATTTTCAAAGGTTTTCTCACCAATACCTGAAACATTTTTCAAATCATCGATTGATTGAAATTTCCCGATTTCCTCACGGTAAGAGAGAATTGCTTGCGCTTTTGATGGCCCAATACCCGGTAATGTTAATAATTCAAACTCATCCGCTAGATTTATATTCACTTTTTTCTCTGTTTCTGAGCTTGAAATAATAGTAGTTGACGATGACACCACTTGTCCTATATTGAAATCCTCTGATATTTCACCTATTTTAGGAACATAAATAACCATTTCATCCACTAATTTTTGTGCATGGTTGATTACCTCTGTTACTGCATCGTCTCTATACCCGCCAGCAAGCTCAATGGCATCAATGATTCGATCATTAGCCTGAAGCTCATAAACCCCAGGATGCTTCACTGCACCTTTTATATCTATATAAACAGTTTGGGTAGTTTCATCTTCAGAGATTTCGTTTTGTTGTTCATCATTATTAATTTCATCTGTAGGTAAAGGAATGGTTGTGACAAGCTCGTCCGTTTGAGGGGCCGAGTTGTTTTGTTGAAGAAAAATGTAAAGGATAGCAAAACAAAGTATGCAGGGGATTAGCACACTTTTTCCATACTTTTTAAAAAACTCCTGGAACACTTAACACCAACCTTCCAGAAGGTAAATCATATGGAGACATTTGTATTATACAAAATTTACCTTCTGTTGAAAAGGTGTTTACTGTTATTTAATTGCTCGGATAAATATACGTTCAGTATCGGCTCTAGGTGCATCCTCAGAGAAATCTGCTGTAACAAAGATTTTCGAAAAACCGATCTCCTTTAACCATTCTATATAAGTATCTGTTGGAAAAGTTCTTTGAAAATGTTCCTCATCAAAGCGTTCATAAAGTGCCGTTTTCGTATCTTTTACGAAAAATGTCATCTGATGATAGATTGAGTGCTCAACTTCCCCTTCTTCCGTATGCCAAACATAGAGAATCTCTCCATCATCATAAGTAAATGGAGAGTCCATAAATATTTCATTCATTTTATAAAGGGAGTGAACATCAAAAACCAATTGTCCACCTATTCGTAATGCGTTGTATGAACGTTTTAACGTCTCAATCACTGCATCATCCGTCCTTAAATAATTTATAGAATCGATAGGAATAGCAATAATATCCATATCTTCAAATCCTTCGATTTCATCCATAGACATTTGATAGAAAGGGATGAACACACCTTGAGATTGCATACGTTCATTTGCGATTGTTAACATCTCTTCTGATAAGTCAATACCAGTTACTTCATAGCCCGATTGATGAAATAATAGTGAAAGAGTTCCCGTTCCACAACCGACGTCTAATAATTTTGGAAAGTCATTGCTTGGAGCATGTGTTTTTATCCACTCAACGTAATGGTCGTATGGAACATCCTGCATTAATTTATCATACACTTGGGCAAATTTTTCGTAGCTGCTCATAGTTCCGCAGATGGTACGTCTAATTGAGGTGCATCACCCCATAAACGTTCTAAGTTATAAAATGCTCGTTCATCCTTATGGAAAACGTGTACAACGACATCACCAAGATCGACTAAAACCCAGCGAGCAGAGTCAAACCCTTCTACTCTTTTCACATCAAATCCGTGCTCATATGCTTTATCTTGAACTTCACGTGCAATTGCTTGAATTTGACGATCTGAGCTACCATGACAAATGATAAAATAATCCGCCAATAGCGAAATATTTTCCATATTAAGTACAACGATATCCTCAGCACGTTTGTCGTCAATCGCTTTATATGCAACCTGTAATAAGTTTTCCGTCATTCTTTTTCGTTTCCTCACTTTTCTTATATAGTTATTTTCAACATAACATTTAATATTCATCCAGTTCAATTAAATCGTTATAACATTCTATTGAAACTGGATAAATTTTTTGTTTCGTTTTCACCAAATACTTAATAGAATGTCTAATGCATGCTCTCATTGCTTTATTTAAATCTTCCTCAGCTTTCGAACGTAGTTTTTCTACGCCACCGAAATTTCGATTTGGTTCAATCATATCTGCAATATAAAGAATCTTTTCTAGATTAGACATACCCGCACGTCCAGTGGTATGGAAACGGATTGAATTTAACAAATCTTCATCATGTATATTAAATTCATTCTCAGCAATCCAAGCACCTACAGGACCATGTAAAAGCTCTGGCCCCCAAGTAATCAGCCTATAATCCAAATTATGGTCTTTAACGATTTGAATCATCCAATCTTCGTCTGCATATTTAGCAATATCATGTAATATCGCTGCTGTTTCAGCTGATTTTACATTTTCACCATATTTTTCTGCTAGATGTATCGCTGTTTCCATTACGCCCATAGTATGAATATATCTTTTTTCAGGCATACGTGATTTAATCGCTTCTAAATAATCAGCGCGTTCCATACAGACCTTCCTTCCGAATAAATTCCTCCACTCCATCAGGAATTAAAAACTTTAACGTCCCCCCAACGGCCAAACGATGCCTTATAAGTGTGGAAGACAAATTTATTTCAGGTGCCTCTATCATCAATACTTCATAATTTGATTGAGATTTTGTACCCGGTCTTTTTAACCCGACAAATTGTACAAGATTAATTAGTTCATCTATTTTATACCAAGTATGAAGTGAATCAATCATGTCCCCACCGATTATAAAATAGAATTGTACATCTGCCTCACGTTCACATAAAGAGACCATCGTATCGTAAGTATATGAAACACCACCGCGCTCAACCTCGATTTTTTCCACTTTAAAGTTAGGATATGGTTCAATCATTATTTCAACCATTCGCAGTCTGTCTTCAATGGAGGCATCGGTAACTAATTGCTTATGTGGTGCAATAGCATTTGGCATAAATCGAATTTCATCAAGGCCAAGAGCAGAATACGCTTCATTTGCCATGATTAAATGTCCGATATGAGGGGGATTAAAGGTACCTCCTAAAATGCCTACCCTTTTCATAATGGAACACACCTTATTTATTATTTACTTTCGGTAAAACAATCTTTTTGTTATTTACAGATTCCTTATATAAAACAACCGTTAAACCAATTAGTTGAACTAATTCAGAATTTGTTCCTTCTGCAAGTGCCTCAGCAACATCATGCTTCTCGTCTTCACAATTATCAAGAATACGAACCTTCAATAATTCACGAACTTCAAGGGCATCGCTAATTTGACGTAACATTTGTTCATTCACGCCGCCCTTTCCAACCTGAAATATTGGTGTTAAATGATGTGCTTCTGCTCTTAAAAATCTTTTTTGTTTTCCTGTTAGCATAAAAAATATATGTCCTCCTATAGACCATCAGCCGTACGAGTACTTTGTGTATTATATTACTCTGCTTTGAGCTGTTCTGTTAGTCTTTTAATCATTGAATTTGTGTTTGGATATTGTTTTAACCAATGCTCGAAAGCAATTGCTCCTTGGTGGACGAACATACCAAGACCGTTAACCGTTTTTGCCCCTAACTTTTCCGCACTGCTTAAAAAATATGTCTTTAATGGATTATACACAATATCCGCTACGATTGCTCCTGGTTGCAATTTCTCTAATGAAAAAGGTAGTTGGAAATCACCATTTGCAAGTCCTGCCGAAGTTGCTTGTATAATAATGTCAAATGAATCTAATGTTTGCTCAGCTTTTAATAAATTAATAGCGCTACCGATTTCCAACTCATTGATAATAGCTTCAGCTTTACCAATTGTTCGATTGGTAATGCTCACATTTTTATAGCCGTACTGCTTAAGGGCAAAAGCAATACCCCTTGCTGCACCACCAGCACCAACGATTAATACTTGCTTTTCCTTATGTTCATTACCTATTGCTTCCTCCAAGGAATGAACAAATCCTTTTCCATCGGTATTATACCCTTTTAACTTCCCTTGTTCAGTTCGTACAACAGTATTAACAGCACCCATTTTTTCTGCAAGTTCGTCTAGTTCGTCTAAAAATGGAATGATTGTTTCTTTATGTGGAATCGTTACATTCCATCCACTTGCCCCTAACAACTTTAAGCTTGAGACTGCTTCTTCTAACTGCTCTGGCTTTACATGAATAGGAATATAAGTAGCATCAATATTCATCTCTTCAAACCAAGCATTATGCATTTCCGGTGATTTTGAATGTTCAATGGGATCACCGATCACAGCAAACCATTTCTTCATTTTCCAATCCTCATCTCTACGATCATTTCTTTATATTTATTTAAATTAAAGAAGGTCTTACAAACACCTCAACACCCCTAGGAGCATAAGCTGCAACCACTACATTTGGATGTTGCACAGTTATCCAACCAAGACCTGAAATTACGACATCTGTTTTCCCTTCTTTAATAGAAAACTCATGACGAACCAATTCTGGTAGTTGATCAATAAATTTCTTTGAAGGTGGAGATAATAGCTCTCCTTTATGTTCTTCATAGATTGCGTCTGCCTTTTCTAGCTTTGTACGGTGGATTGGTAGGTCATTAGCTGCATAAATAGTGAAAGCAGAACGCTCCCCTTTGATGAAATCAAACCTCGCTAATGCTCCTATAAACAGAGACTGTCCTTCATTTTGTTGATAGACTTTTGGCTTAATCTCTTTCTTCGGCGTAATATACTTAAGTTCACTAGCATCAATATGATGAGCCATCTGGTGATGATTAATGATACCTGGTGTATCAAAAAGTGCAGATCCATCATCTAACGGAATTTCAATCATATCTAATGTTGTTCCTGGGAAATATGAAGTCGTTATAATATTACCTTCACCAGTCGCATGTTTAATAATTCGATTGATAAATGTGGATTTCCCAACATTTGTACAACCTACAACAAAAACATTTTGACCTTCTCGATAATTCTCAATTGCTTCGACAACTTCTTCCATACCTTGTCCTTTATGAGCACTTACTAATAGAACGTCAATAGGCTGTAATCCTAAAACCTTGGCTTCTTTCTTTAGCCAATTTACTACTTTTTTAGGCTTCACTGATTTCGGTAATAAATCTGCTTTATTCGCCACTAAAAGGACAGGGTTATTTCCAACAAAACGGTGTAAACCTGGCAGCCAACTACCATTAAAATCAAAAATATCGACAATTTTTACAATTAGACCTTTTTGTTCTCCTAGGCCATTTAAAATACGTAAAAAATCATCGTCAGTTAAACTTACTGGTTGTATTTCATTATAATTTTTCAAGCGAAAACAACGCTGACATATAATTGTTTCTTTTTCTAATGAAGAAGCTGGGGTAAATCCCACTTCTTTTGGATCTTCAGACTGAATTTTTGCACCACAGCCAATGCAATGTAGCACCTCTGTCATTCTTTTTCCTCCCAAGTTTTAATACCTCTACGTTTTAATGAGTTAAATACACGTCTTTCAACAAAACGATTAAATTTTGTTACAAGTCCATCTGATTCTGCAACAGGTCGAACTAATATCGTATATAATTTCAAACGATTTGCTCCCATAATATCTGTTAACAATTGATCGCCTACCATAATTACCTCATGACGCTCTAATTGAAGCTCTTTCAAAGCAGCTAAATATGCGGCACCTAATGGTTTTCTTGCTTTATATATAAAGGGAATTCCTAATGGCTCTGCAAATCGTTTTACTCTTTCTTGATTGTTGTTTGAGGCGATGATTATTTTAATACCTGCCTCTTCCATTTCCTTCATCCAATTAGCAATTTCTTCTGTTGCATCATGTCGATTCCATTCAATTAGCGTATTATCTAAATCCGTAATAATACCTTTTATTCCTAAATTCGATAACTTTTCTGGAGTTATTTCATATACTGAAGTTACAAACTCCTTTGGTAATAAAAAATTATACAATGTTTGTACCCCTTCGATCATTTTATTATTTGATTATATCATACTGAAAATGGTTGTCCTACCAACAACCGTAGACAATTTGCATATTGTAGGTATTAATATGAAATTTTCCAATTGAATAAAATTTCATTAGTTTTTTGTTGAATAATATTTTTTGCTGTTTCTTCTTAAGTATTTTCATTTTCAAGCGGTTAAAATCATATAATGTCGAAAAAGGTAGAAAGGATGACGTAACTGAGCGGAATCTTTGCGTCACTTATGCAGCTTTGGTTAGATATCCCTTCTTTCCTTGGATATCTAAAAGGTCAGGCGTTTCACAAACCATTTACAAAGGAAGAAGAAGCAAAAGCAATCGAACGCTTTATGGCTGGAGATGAACAAGCACGACTCGATTTAATCGAGAGAAATATGCGACTTGTAGCACACGTTGTAAAGAAATTCCACCCGGCACACGAACAATTAGATGATTATATTTCAATTGGAACGATCGGATTAATGAAGGCAGTTAGTAGTTACACTCCAGATAAAAAAACTCGTCTCGCTACTTATGCAGCACGATGTATAGAAAATGAAATATTGATGCATTTACGCGCACAGAAAAAGGTTCAAAAAGACGTATCCTTATTTGAACCAATTGGCGTTGATAAAGAAGGACAATCATTACAAATAAGAGATCTTCTACAAATGGATGAACAACCTGCCATCGATAAAATTGAACAAAAGGAAAGTTTCGAACAACTATATGAGTACTTAAACACACTAGAACCGAGAGAACTTGAAATAATTGTTTACAGGTATGGGTTAAACAATAATGATCCTCTTACTCAAAAAGAAATAGCTAAAAAATTAAAGATTTCAAGGAGCTACGTGTCTCGCATTGAAAAACGTGCACTTGTCAAATTATATCAGCAATTCAAGCATAATCAAATTCAGCAAGAAAAAGAAAAGGAAAAAAATAAAGTCCAATAAAAAATGCTCATTTAAGACGTATTGTCTTAAATGAGCATTTTAAATTGTTTATTTTATTTCAGAAGTATTTGCTCCAAAATACGCAATAATTCCTATTAAAGCAGTTAAACAAACTGAGCCGGCCAAAATAAATAACATAGACCATTCTCCTCCTTCTTCTAGCTATATTCATCGTAACACGTGTAAATACAGTTTACTGTTATTTTTTTCACATCGTCAAGCTTATATTTGACATTACTGTGAAAAATCAAACATGTCGATAGTGTGTCACACCGATTTCGATGACAAGTTTTAAAGCTTAGTTATTGTTTTTAACACAATTTCCGTAGAATGTTTCGCTGCAACTGGAAGAAACTCGTCAAAACTAATATTAGATTCTTTTCCAGCAATGTCAGAAAGTGCACGAATAACAACAAATGGCGTTTTAAATTGATAACAAACTTGTGCAACCGCTGCAGCTTCCATTTCTACTGCCTTCATCGTTGGAAAATGTTGACGTACCTGTTCTACTCGAACAGCATCATTCATAAACGAATCACCAGAACAAATTAATCCAACTCCATATTGATGCTCACCAATTTCAGTTACAGCATCTATAGCAATTTCCATTAATTTTTCATCCGATTTAAATGCAGGCGGCATTTGAGGGACTTGCCCCATTTCATAATTGAAAATAGTAACATCTACGTCATGATGTCTTACTTCATCCGAGATGACAATGGCTCCAACTTCTAAATTTGGGTCGTACCCTCCAGCTGAACCCGTATTAATCACAACATCAGGCTTAAATTCATATAACAATACTGTTGTACTCATAGCAGCATTCACTTTGCCAATACCACTTTTTAACAAAACAACTTCTTTATCATTATATGTACCGGTAGTATATTCACTATTAGCTATTGTGACGACCTTTGGATTTGTTAATTCTTTTCTTAATAATTCTACTTCC
Above is a genomic segment from Lysinibacillus sp. PLM2 containing:
- the mtnN gene encoding 5'-methylthioadenosine/S-adenosylhomocysteine nucleosidase; the encoded protein is MKIAVIGAMEEEVELLRKELTNPKVVTIANSEYTTGTYNDKEVVLLKSGIGKVNAAMSTTVLLYEFKPDVVINTGSAGGYDPNLEVGAIVISDEVRHHDVDVTIFNYEMGQVPQMPPAFKSDEKLMEIAIDAVTEIGEHQYGVGLICSGDSFMNDAVRVEQVRQHFPTMKAVEMEAAAVAQVCYQFKTPFVVIRALSDIAGKESNISFDEFLPVAAKHSTEIVLKTITKL